Within Thermococcus celer Vu 13 = JCM 8558, the genomic segment AAGTTCCGGGGCTGGAAGGTTGGGCAGGCCTGGTTGGTTAAAACCCCAAAAGGCGTCTTCGTGAACGTCGTCTTCTCCACGGAAGTTGAAGTTGGAGAAGCAAAGACTTTCGTCGGCGTTGACCTGAACGAGAACAATGTAACCCTGAGCCTCCCGGATGGTGAGTTCGTGCAAATCATCACTCATGAGCGTGAAATCAGGACGGGTTACTTCCTGAAGAGGCGGAGGATTCAGAAGAAGTTTAGGGCAGGCAAGAAGCGGGAGAAACTCCTCGAGAAGTATGGGGGAAGAGAAAAGAACAGGCTGAACGACTTGTACCACAAAATAGCGAATAAGATTGTTGAACTGGCGGAGGAATACGGTGGAATAGCTTTGGAGGACTTGACGAACATTCGGGATTCGATAAGGTATTCGGCTGAAATGAACGGGAGGCTTCACCGCTGGAGTTTCCGAAAGTTGCAGTCAATCATCGAGTACAAGGCGAAGTTGAGGGGCGTGAGTGTTGTTTTTGTTGATCCGGCTTACACTTCTTCCCGGTGCCCGGTATGTGGGGGAAAGTTAAGCCCGAATGGGTACCGGCGGGTGAAGTGTGAGTGTGGTTTTGAGGCTGATAGGGACGTTGTTGGGAGCTGGAACATCCGCTTGAGAGCCCTGAAGATGTGGGGAGTGCCCGTTCCCCCCGAAAGCCACCCGATGAAGATGGGAGGGTGGAAGGTTGGCCGTAATGATGTTTACAAAAGTTACGGCTAACCAGAACGGCATCTTTCATAGACGTCGGGGCCAAGTCGACGGCGCCCTACCTCGAGACCCAGATCCCGGTGGAGGAGGAGATAAGACGGGCGGTCTGGGCCGTTAAGGCCATCAGAGACCAGGTCGATGTCCCGGTAAGTATAGACACGACCAGCGCGAGGGTTGCCGAGGAGGCGTTAAACGCGGGAGCGAACGTGATAAACGACGTCACGGGTCTGAAGGGAGATCCAAGAATGGCAGAGGTGGCCAGGGAGTACGGGGCCCCGGTCGTGCTCTGCGCCCACGGGGAGGTGCGGGACTTCAGCGACCCGGTTGGAACGGTGATGGAGTTCCTGAAGGGGAGCATAACCGTAGCCGAAAAGCACGGTATCGAGGAGGTGGCGGTTGACCCTGCCATAGGCTTCCTCCGCCCGGAGTGGCCGCCCTGGTACGAGTGGGATTCAAAGGTCATAGCCAACATGAACCTTCTGAAGACCTTCGGAAGGCCGATACTCGTCGGGGTATCGAGGAAGTCCTTCATCGGGGCGATAACCGGAAGGAAGGACCCGGCGGAGAGACTCGCGGGGAGCCTGTCGGCAACAGCGATAGCCGTCCTCAAGGGTGCGAACATCGTCAGGACGCACGACGTTAAAGAGACAAGGGACGCGGTGGCGGTTGCTTCCTTTATCGGGCGCTTTTCGCCTTGATCTCCTTCCACTCCTCGACGAGGGTCGCCAGGAGCGAGAGGGCCACGGGGCCGATTATTACCCCCACGAACCCAAACGCTAAATAGCCGCCGAAGATTCCGATTAGAGACACGAGGGCGTTGACCCCTTTTTCCCTCGTTCCGAGCCTGGGCCTTAGGAGTACATCGGGGAGAGGCGAGATGAAGGCTATTCCGTAGAGGGAGAAAAGGATGGCCTCGAGGACGTTGCCGCCGTTGAAGAGGTAGATTACCCCTGCGAGCCAGACCACCCATCCACCCAGGACGGGCAGGAGCTCAAAGACGATCGTGAATATACCCGCCGCTATGGCACCTCCCGGACCCGCGAGGCCGAAGAGTATGAAGCCGAGGGAAGTGAGGATGCCCTTGAGGATACTGATGACCAGCCAGCTACGGAGGAGGTTGTGGAGGGTCTGCCCGGCCTTTTCCAGGAGCTTCATCGCGAGCTCTTTATTCTCGGGCGGAAGGAGTGAGTACACCTCACGTTTTATGGACCGGGCGTTGACGAGCATACCGTAGAAGGCGAAGACCATGACTATAGCCTGGAGGGCGAGCTTCGGCAGGGAGTAGGTGTAGCCGAGCACGTACTCCTCAAAGCGCTTCGGGATGTCCTCGGCGAGCTTCTGGAAGAGCTCGTAGATCGAGGGGGGAAGGTTCAGGGTGAGGAGCCACCGGAAGAAGGCGCTGGTGTAGTAGGCTAAGGAGCTCTTGACGTCGTTTATCCAGAGGGCGAAGCCTATTATGAAGAGGAACGTCAGAATCGTGAGGACGGCCGTCATGATAAGTGCCGCTCCCCTGTTGCCCGTTCTCTCGGCCAGCCGCTCGTGGAGGGGGTAGAGGATGTAGGCGAGCGTCACGGCTAAGATGATGGGGGAGAGGATTGGGCTGACCGTCTCCCACACGAGGTAGAGGACTACCAGCGAAACCGCTATCCAGATCCCGGCTTCAAGCTCCATCCAGCATCCCCAGGTATTTGAGTACAAGCTCCCGGGCACTCGGCTTGTTGAAGGTCACGAGGACCTTCCTCCCCTCGTCGAGGACGAAGTCCCTTCCGATGGCCAGCAAACCCCCCTTAAGCCTGTGAACCTCGGCTTTTTCAATGTCTATACTCTCCTTGACTTCCCGGGGAGCGTTTATCTCCTCCAGAGCCTTCTTTAGCCTGTTGACGATGCTCCGGTTGAGGAACTTCACGGGGCTGGGCGTGAACTCCCCGGCCTTTATCTCCGCCGCGTCCATGTAGATCCCCCAGAACTCCCTGGCGCACTCGAAGGGGTAGACGTAGCCCTCCCCGTAGTCCGGAAGGTAAAGCTCCCTGATGATGGCAAGGAGAAGCCTTCTCGCGTCCTTTCCGTAGAACTCGATCCTAAGCTTGAACCTCCCGTCCTCGAACCCGTTTTCGAACACCTCGAGCTTCTCCTCGCAGAGCATGAACTCACCCCCTTAAATACGCGTTGACGTACCTCGGGTCAAGGAGCAGGGCGGTGCTCCCGAATATCCCGAAGTGGGATGGTGTGGGGCCGTTGTAGATTACCACCCTCGCGTTCGTGACGTTGAGGATCCCCTCGAGGACATCAACGGCGTGGTCCAGATCGCCCGTCCCGTCGACCAGGCTTCCCGTGACGTTCATTGCAAACCACGTCCTTCCTGTGGCGTATCTCTTCGTCTCGTTGAGGCTCATGCCCCTGCCGCTGCTAACCGCCTGGAGGAAAGCCTGGAAGTACGTGTTGACCGTCTCGCTTATCATGGCCTTCTCCTCGTCGGTCAGGCCGCGCCATTCCGCCCCCATGTCCTTGTAGGGCCCCGTCTTGAAGACCTCGACCTTTATCCCCTGCATCTCGTAGTTTCCCTGGAGGTCGTAGTGGACGTAGATGACGCCGATGCTCCCGACCTCGGCCAGGGGGTCGGCTATTATCCTCTCGGCGCCGACGGCTATGTAGTAACCGCCCGAGGCCGCCATCCCACCCGTGTATGCGACGACAGGCTTGACGAGGTCGAGCTTTCTAACCGTGGAGTATATCTCTCTCACCGGACCCACGTAGCCACCGGGGCTCTCCACCCAGAGGACGACTCCCGCGATGGAATCGTTTCTGGCAATATTCCTGAGCACGGGGACGACGTTGAGGGCGGTGTACTCGTCTATGAGGCCAAAGATTGGAACCACGGCTATCGTGGCGTTGCCTCCGGGTTGATTCTGGTTTCTGAGCTGGGCCTTCAGAAAATCGATCTGCTTTTGAAGTTCGTTTATCTGGAGTAGATAGGCCGTGGAGTTACAGCTCGCGTTGGATGGACCCCCAACCATCACCGTGCTCGTTACGTTGCCCGTTACGTTTGTGTACGGGGGAGTGTAATTCCTCAGCTCGGAGTTCTGCATGTAGAGAAGAACGACTGCCACGCTCGACGCCGCGAGGAGGAGCGTGAGAACCGCGGCGACGTACTTCCAGATGTTCTCTCTCATCCACTCACCCATCCATATCTATCCCCCTGACTTTTAAACCTGCCCCTCGGTAAGCTTTTATATCCGGCGTTCAACTATCCTTGGGTGGTGTTATGCAGATAGGAGTAACGATTTACCCGCACCTCGTCACAAAGGACAAGACCCTCGCCTCGGTGCTGGCGGACGTTAAAGTGAAGAACTACGACTTCGTGTCAATATTCCCCCACACGCTCGGTCTCATAATGAACGGCGTCGTAAGGGAGAACAAGCTCAGAAAGGTCGAGACCACGCTCCGGGGAGTTGGTATCGACTACATCGTCAGGATGCCCACCTCCGTGAACCTCCGCGACAACATCTACTACACGAGGCACTTCCGCGTCGCGAGGGCCGTGGCGGACGTGGCGATAAAGCTCGGGACCAAGGTCATAGTCATGCAGAGCGGGAGAACGGGGCGGCTCGACCTCGAGATAGAAGCAATTCAACAGCTCGCCGACATGGTCGCACCGTTCGGCATAAAGATAGCCCTCGAGAACACCTTCAGCGTCAAGGACACGCTCTACGTGGTCGACAACGTTGACAGGGAAAACGTCGGCTTCGCCCTCGACGTGGCCCACGCCTTCCTGAGCGCCCAGGGCGACGGGGACAAGCTCCTCGAGGACGTGAAACTGGGAACCGACAAGACGATAATACTCATGATACACGACAACTTCGGAAAGCTCTTCCCACAGGTTGAGCCCGAGGACGCGCTCGCCTACGGCGTCGGTGACCTCCACCTCCTGCCCGGAGAGGGCGCCATACCCTTCGGGAAGGTCCTCAGGCTCTTCGGCGACGTCCCGCTCCTCCTGAAGATAAAGGACCCCGAGAAGTTCGCGAAGGTTCCGACCAAGCATGGGCTGATAGAGTTACTGACGAGCCTGTGATTTTCCGTTTTTTGCTTACTATTTTAAGCAGTGTGTAAAATCTGGATAGGAAAAGTATTTATACCCCTTGCGTGTTACCCCTATATGTGATTGGATCATGAAGCAATTGGGTGGAATATGGTTGATAACATTGCTCGTTGGAATGAGCGTGAGCACGGCCCTCTTCGTCACCCCCGTGGCGGGAGCAAGTAACGACCCTTACAACGCCTTCTGGGGACATCCTGAACAGGGAGGCAGAGCTTGTGGTTGAAGTCGAAAAAGGTAATCTTACTCTTGTCCCAGAGTTAATCCAAAACTCTCGCTTAGGTGCCGACAACGCCGCGAACATCTCGGCCTTAATCTGGCAGGCTCTGGAAGAGTTGAAAGCTTCGGGAGTCAAAACATACTACACTGCCGAAGAACTGCGTGAAATGGCTCAAAACATCAGCGGGAATGGCCTGCCCCAGGAGACGGTTAATGCTCTTAAGGAGCAGGGCTGGACTGATGAGCAGATTCAAGCGTTAGAGGAGTACATCGCCCAAAACAGCGGGAACATTACGGAAGACTTTAACATGACTGCCTTCATCGGGGACTTCTCGACGGCGTTCGTTAAGGTTAGTTTCAAGTACAATCATTACGAAGCCTGGGCGCTGGAGAAATGGAAGTGGGCCCAACCAACCAAAACTCCAGCGACTAACAATAAGAACGAGTTAATTAATCCTGTTCTGGCTAATCAGTGGGTGTCCTTTTACAGGGAATACTCTCAGGGAAACTATCAGAAAATGGAGCCGGCCATTAAAAGTCTGAGAGACCAGACGTACGATTTGCTGAAGGGGGATTGGATTAATATCCATAAGACTCCCATCGTCATTTACAACAATAGCCGTTTAATCCAACTGACCGGCAGGATCACCAGTGTACAACATATTGAGAATGGTGGACTTATATTCACGGTAACTACTACATATGCAACTCGTGATAGATACGTAATTATGGAGAACAAGACAACCTACTACTGGCCTAAAGCCCTTAAGGCTTATGAGCTTATCGGGAACGTTTATGCTCTCGTGAAGGCCAAAAATTATGGGAATGATAACACTGAGATTGATAGGATGCTCAATCAAAAGGTCGCAGAGTTAAAGGATGCCCTAACTATTGTCGTAATTTATTCCCACGTAAGCCCCATTAAAGGTCCAATCAAGCCTGAACCAATACCAATCAAGCCTGAACCAATCAAGCCCGGAGATCCGGTAATGCTCCCCCTTGATTCCGCTACATCGGGGGAATCATATGATTCCTCCCCGGACTCGAGCTTAACAACGAAGGTTCCAGACGAAATTGAAGCACTGGCCCTCAACCCCGAGGATTCCTGGGGAAGGTTCGTAATTGACGGCGTTAGCGTTGAAGCCGTGGACAAGGGCACTGACTACGCGAGGTACAGGGTCGTGGTTCGCTACCACGTTGAGGACAACGCGGTCTCTAATGTTAAAGTGACGTTCGACGGCACCGAATTGACTGATTCAACGTCCCTGGGCTTCCTCTCTCCAGGGGACAGCGATAGCGTGGAGAGTGAGGTGAGCGGGTACGTTCGTGGAAGCGGTGAGGTTCACGTTAGTGGAACGGTCAAAGTGACTTACACTTCGAGTTCAGGCCCCGTGCCGACCAGTGCAGGCAGTGAACCGACTGGGGGAACAAAGGAGATGGAGATCACCAAAGAGTACTCCACCACCATAAAACTGGATGATGTTATAGACCCGAACAAGATAACCGTTAATGTTATTCCGGGTGAAACCACGATTCATGAGGGGGATAATGTGGTTTTCAAGGTGCATGTTTTCAACGGTAACGGTAAGGCCCTGAGCGGAACGTGCACCCTCAGGGCGACATACCCCGAGACGAGCACCTCTGTTGGCACTGTGCAGTTGAACACGGAAATCAGCGTGCCGGCGGAAGATTGGGTTACGGAGACGATAGGAACTGTTAACTATCCAAATTCGGGAACCTTCGGATACAGTGGTGAGTGTGACTTTGGGAACGGTATCTCCAAGAGCTTCAGCGGAAGCGTTACGGTGGTGAGGGATGATAATCCGGATCCACCGGCTCAGGGGGCACTGAAGATAGTTAGCCTTACTCCCGAGCCAGACCATGCGAGAGTGGGTGATACTGTGTGGTTCAGTGTTAGGGTTAAGAGCAGTTACCCTTCAACCCGGAGCCTCAAGATCAAGCTGCTTATTGATGGTGAGTTAATTAAGACAGTAAGCGGAAGTATCGACGGCAACTCGGAGAAGACATTCACATTGGCGTGGAAGGCAAATAAATTAGGGCCCGTTAATGTGATTACCCAGCTCCTCTACCTTAACAGTGACGAGGAAGAGAAACCCGAAGATGAAAAGAATACAACAGTACACGTTAGTGGGGATAACCTTTTCGGCAGGCTGGTGCCGAATGTCGCCCGTGAAGTGAC encodes:
- a CDS encoding RNA-guided endonuclease InsQ/TnpB family protein — its product is MPNETIKLTAKFKLKEIPDGLDGLFQTYREIVNTLITHAHENNITSFYRLKKETYKSLRKEYPELPSHYLYTACQMATAIYKSYRKRNKKGKAKGRPVFRKEVIMLDDHLFKLDLDGKIIKLSTPNGRISLEFYPARYHEKFRGWKVGQAWLVKTPKGVFVNVVFSTEVEVGEAKTFVGVDLNENNVTLSLPDGEFVQIITHEREIRTGYFLKRRRIQKKFRAGKKREKLLEKYGGREKNRLNDLYHKIANKIVELAEEYGGIALEDLTNIRDSIRYSAEMNGRLHRWSFRKLQSIIEYKAKLRGVSVVFVDPAYTSSRCPVCGGKLSPNGYRRVKCECGFEADRDVVGSWNIRLRALKMWGVPVPPESHPMKMGGWKVGRNDVYKSYG
- a CDS encoding AI-2E family transporter, giving the protein MELEAGIWIAVSLVVLYLVWETVSPILSPIILAVTLAYILYPLHERLAERTGNRGAALIMTAVLTILTFLFIIGFALWINDVKSSLAYYTSAFFRWLLTLNLPPSIYELFQKLAEDIPKRFEEYVLGYTYSLPKLALQAIVMVFAFYGMLVNARSIKREVYSLLPPENKELAMKLLEKAGQTLHNLLRSWLVISILKGILTSLGFILFGLAGPGGAIAAGIFTIVFELLPVLGGWVVWLAGVIYLFNGGNVLEAILFSLYGIAFISPLPDVLLRPRLGTREKGVNALVSLIGIFGGYLAFGFVGVIIGPVALSLLATLVEEWKEIKAKSAR
- a CDS encoding PH1570 family protein, giving the protein MLCEEKLEVFENGFEDGRFKLRIEFYGKDARRLLLAIIRELYLPDYGEGYVYPFECAREFWGIYMDAAEIKAGEFTPSPVKFLNRSIVNRLKKALEEINAPREVKESIDIEKAEVHRLKGGLLAIGRDFVLDEGRKVLVTFNKPSARELVLKYLGMLDGA
- the sppA gene encoding signal peptide peptidase SppA, with the translated sequence MRENIWKYVAAVLTLLLAASSVAVVLLYMQNSELRNYTPPYTNVTGNVTSTVMVGGPSNASCNSTAYLLQINELQKQIDFLKAQLRNQNQPGGNATIAVVPIFGLIDEYTALNVVPVLRNIARNDSIAGVVLWVESPGGYVGPVREIYSTVRKLDLVKPVVAYTGGMAASGGYYIAVGAERIIADPLAEVGSIGVIYVHYDLQGNYEMQGIKVEVFKTGPYKDMGAEWRGLTDEEKAMISETVNTYFQAFLQAVSSGRGMSLNETKRYATGRTWFAMNVTGSLVDGTGDLDHAVDVLEGILNVTNARVVIYNGPTPSHFGIFGSTALLLDPRYVNAYLRG
- a CDS encoding sugar phosphate isomerase/epimerase family protein, producing the protein MQIGVTIYPHLVTKDKTLASVLADVKVKNYDFVSIFPHTLGLIMNGVVRENKLRKVETTLRGVGIDYIVRMPTSVNLRDNIYYTRHFRVARAVADVAIKLGTKVIVMQSGRTGRLDLEIEAIQQLADMVAPFGIKIALENTFSVKDTLYVVDNVDRENVGFALDVAHAFLSAQGDGDKLLEDVKLGTDKTIILMIHDNFGKLFPQVEPEDALAYGVGDLHLLPGEGAIPFGKVLRLFGDVPLLLKIKDPEKFAKVPTKHGLIELLTSL
- a CDS encoding COG1361 family protein, with the translated sequence MVEVEKGNLTLVPELIQNSRLGADNAANISALIWQALEELKASGVKTYYTAEELREMAQNISGNGLPQETVNALKEQGWTDEQIQALEEYIAQNSGNITEDFNMTAFIGDFSTAFVKVSFKYNHYEAWALEKWKWAQPTKTPATNNKNELINPVLANQWVSFYREYSQGNYQKMEPAIKSLRDQTYDLLKGDWINIHKTPIVIYNNSRLIQLTGRITSVQHIENGGLIFTVTTTYATRDRYVIMENKTTYYWPKALKAYELIGNVYALVKAKNYGNDNTEIDRMLNQKVAELKDALTIVVIYSHVSPIKGPIKPEPIPIKPEPIKPGDPVMLPLDSATSGESYDSSPDSSLTTKVPDEIEALALNPEDSWGRFVIDGVSVEAVDKGTDYARYRVVVRYHVEDNAVSNVKVTFDGTELTDSTSLGFLSPGDSDSVESEVSGYVRGSGEVHVSGTVKVTYTSSSGPVPTSAGSEPTGGTKEMEITKEYSTTIKLDDVIDPNKITVNVIPGETTIHEGDNVVFKVHVFNGNGKALSGTCTLRATYPETSTSVGTVQLNTEISVPAEDWVTETIGTVNYPNSGTFGYSGECDFGNGISKSFSGSVTVVRDDNPDPPAQGALKIVSLTPEPDHARVGDTVWFSVRVKSSYPSTRSLKIKLLIDGELIKTVSGSIDGNSEKTFTLAWKANKLGPVNVITQLLYLNSDEEEKPEDEKNTTVHVSGDNLFGRLVPNVAREVTQGTTVHFDVIVENRGNYPAYDVPIRVYYAYQTPEGEFSDSIVFERSPREIEGGAQYYAFNSIWSDGFNITLSNVGAYYFTLYVNGEIEDDVKITVEPNGSVAAWMECNPEFVSENDDSVTCNFKVKNLGNAPLNFEVTDVYFAGGQIYDSGKSDNFIVPKPRSLDLGPNSLGVFAFTIPINDELQKRIPLDLQDINLGTPVAIKARLHPPGKPVMCVVQMNPRPVTAGDVARDAYHAVKIIKDEVIGTFTDGATAGGYLLRYVGVPPEVGGPIGGAMALYLKLWWDVLHSPVPVYHGDNNQIIGD